Proteins from a single region of Mumia flava:
- the mshD gene encoding mycothiol synthase produces MSTTDPRLALADAVADADGVAPLNEASRIAIAAGEEPRVDRLLADDNSGTPHALAYAPGDAPVELCVRPDRRGAGVGTALVRDLLDAGEDAFWAHGDLDPARAIASAVGLHAARTLLVLSRDADEPLPPEQPLEGTTLRTWRETDRDELIAVNARAFADHAEQGAMDSADLAARMAQEWFDPAGLFVAERDGRVVGFHWTKVDPDAHTADGRGVGEVYVVGVDPGAQGGGLGKALTLRGLHHLVGLGLGRIDLYVEGDNTPALATYYGLGFSETARDVLYAR; encoded by the coding sequence ATGAGCACCACCGATCCGCGCCTGGCGCTCGCCGACGCCGTCGCCGACGCCGATGGCGTCGCGCCGCTCAACGAGGCGAGCCGGATCGCGATCGCCGCCGGTGAGGAGCCCCGGGTCGACCGGCTGCTCGCGGACGACAACTCCGGGACACCGCACGCGCTGGCGTACGCGCCCGGCGACGCACCCGTCGAGCTCTGCGTACGGCCCGACCGGCGCGGGGCCGGCGTCGGGACGGCGCTCGTGCGTGACCTGCTCGATGCCGGCGAGGACGCGTTCTGGGCGCACGGCGATCTCGACCCCGCTCGCGCGATCGCGTCGGCCGTCGGCCTGCACGCGGCCCGGACGCTGCTCGTGCTGAGTCGCGACGCGGACGAGCCTCTCCCGCCCGAGCAACCGCTGGAGGGCACGACGCTGCGCACCTGGCGCGAGACCGACCGCGACGAGCTGATCGCGGTGAACGCACGCGCGTTCGCCGACCACGCGGAGCAGGGCGCGATGGACTCCGCCGACCTGGCGGCTCGGATGGCGCAGGAGTGGTTCGACCCCGCCGGGCTGTTCGTCGCGGAGCGCGACGGGCGTGTCGTCGGGTTCCACTGGACGAAGGTCGATCCTGACGCGCACACGGCCGACGGCCGTGGGGTCGGCGAGGTCTACGTCGTCGGGGTCGACCCTGGGGCCCAGGGCGGCGGGCTCGGGAAGGCCCTCACGCTGCGCGGTCTGCACCACCTGGTCGGGCTGGGCCTCGGGCGGATCGACCTCTACGTCGAGGGCGACAACACGCCTGCCCTCGCGACGTACTACGGGCTCGGTTTCTCCGAGACCGCCCGTGACGTGCTGTACGCCCGCTGA
- a CDS encoding MoaD/ThiS family protein: MDHVEAGSVAQVLGAVRALHSGNDRFTRVLEICSVLVGEQPVGGADPETVDVPPGATVELLPPFAGGDGRHSSEVSGAAGSQVRPDVLSVGGSGSAVPR, translated from the coding sequence GTGGATCACGTCGAGGCGGGGTCGGTCGCGCAGGTGCTCGGTGCGGTGCGCGCGTTGCACAGCGGCAACGACCGGTTCACGCGCGTGCTCGAGATCTGCTCGGTCCTGGTCGGCGAGCAGCCGGTCGGCGGAGCCGACCCCGAGACCGTCGACGTCCCGCCAGGGGCGACCGTCGAGCTGTTGCCGCCCTTCGCGGGAGGCGACGGTCGACACAGCTCGGAAGTTTCGGGTGCTGCCGGGTCGCAGGTGCGGCCCGATGTCCTGTCCGTCGGGGGATCAGGTTCGGCCGTGCCCCGGTGA
- a CDS encoding carboxyl transferase domain-containing protein yields MTRRHTASDLIELVLDPGSFTSWDSPIDIARWPEAYRRELERARERSGRDESVITGRATVRGRPVAVVASEFRFLAGSIGEDAGRRITSAVRRATAERIPVLVTTASGGTRMQEGTPAFVHMVDISQAIMDHKAEGLPYLVHLGHPTTGGVFASWGSLGHVTVADPGALVGFLGPKVYEVLNGVPFPEGVQVAENLAHHGIIDAVVAAEHLPDLVERVLSVLLDGPQQPALDRREPAVGAALEPWAAIETTRAETRIGVRDVLRLGGADTIRLQGTDEGERDSAMIVALTRLDGEPCVVIGQDRKAQRAAPMGPGALREARRGMRLANELRLPLVSFIDTPGAELSKQAEEGAIAGEIARCIASMSTMTVPTVSVLLGEGCGGGALALFPADVVVAAQSSWLSPLPPEGASAIVHGDADHAAEMARAQRVSAPDLYAAGKVQVLVEERPADAEDGIDLARAIAAEAAHQVRILLEKTGRPQR; encoded by the coding sequence ATGACCAGACGCCACACTGCCTCCGACCTGATCGAGCTCGTCCTCGACCCCGGCTCGTTCACCTCCTGGGACAGCCCGATCGACATCGCGCGCTGGCCCGAGGCGTACCGCCGCGAGCTCGAGCGGGCGCGCGAGCGCTCGGGTCGCGACGAGTCGGTGATCACGGGCCGAGCGACCGTACGGGGTCGGCCGGTCGCAGTCGTCGCGAGCGAGTTCCGGTTCCTGGCCGGGTCGATCGGTGAGGACGCCGGGCGCCGGATCACCTCCGCGGTCCGACGCGCCACCGCCGAGCGGATCCCGGTGCTCGTCACCACCGCGTCCGGCGGGACCCGGATGCAGGAGGGGACGCCGGCGTTCGTCCACATGGTCGACATCTCGCAGGCGATCATGGACCACAAGGCGGAAGGTCTCCCGTACCTCGTCCATCTCGGGCACCCGACGACGGGCGGCGTGTTCGCGTCGTGGGGCTCGCTCGGCCACGTCACCGTCGCCGACCCCGGCGCCCTGGTCGGGTTCCTCGGACCGAAGGTGTACGAGGTCCTCAACGGCGTCCCGTTCCCCGAGGGAGTGCAGGTCGCCGAGAACCTCGCGCACCACGGGATCATCGACGCCGTGGTCGCTGCCGAGCACCTGCCCGACCTGGTCGAGCGGGTCCTCAGCGTCCTGCTCGACGGCCCGCAGCAGCCGGCGCTGGACCGGCGCGAGCCGGCGGTGGGCGCGGCGCTCGAGCCCTGGGCCGCGATCGAGACCACCCGGGCCGAGACCCGCATCGGCGTGCGCGACGTGCTGCGCCTCGGTGGCGCGGACACGATCCGCCTGCAGGGCACCGACGAGGGCGAGCGCGACAGCGCCATGATCGTGGCGCTCACGCGGCTCGACGGCGAGCCCTGCGTCGTGATCGGTCAGGACCGCAAGGCGCAGCGGGCCGCGCCGATGGGTCCCGGCGCGCTGCGCGAGGCGCGTCGCGGCATGCGCCTCGCGAACGAGCTCCGGCTGCCGCTCGTGTCGTTCATCGACACGCCCGGCGCCGAGCTGTCGAAGCAGGCCGAGGAGGGCGCGATCGCCGGCGAGATCGCGCGGTGCATCGCGTCGATGTCGACGATGACCGTGCCGACCGTCTCCGTGCTCCTGGGCGAGGGCTGCGGCGGCGGGGCGCTCGCCCTGTTCCCGGCCGACGTCGTGGTCGCTGCACAGTCCTCCTGGCTGTCCCCGCTGCCGCCCGAGGGCGCGTCCGCGATCGTGCACGGCGATGCGGACCACGCCGCGGAGATGGCTCGGGCCCAACGGGTGTCGGCACCGGACCTCTACGCCGCGGGGAAGGTGCAGGTGCTCGTCGAGGAGCGGCCCGCCGACGCGGAGGACGGCATCGACCTCGCCCGCGCGATCGCGGCCGAGGCGGCGCACCAGGTCCGGATCCTGCTCGAGAAGACCGGGAGGCCGCAGCGATGA
- a CDS encoding DUF1416 domain-containing protein, producing the protein MCGATKGGPSLDGVDVDKETVIQGIVTLDGEPVGNAYVRLLDATGEFTAEVPTSATGQFRFFAAPGEWTLRTLAPRVTPTDRTVQAQRGVPVDVEVAVSAA; encoded by the coding sequence ATGTGCGGTGCGACCAAGGGCGGCCCCAGCCTCGACGGCGTCGACGTCGACAAGGAGACGGTGATCCAGGGGATCGTGACGCTCGACGGTGAGCCCGTCGGCAACGCGTACGTGCGCCTGCTCGACGCCACCGGGGAGTTCACCGCCGAGGTTCCGACCTCGGCGACGGGGCAGTTCCGGTTCTTCGCAGCGCCCGGTGAGTGGACGCTGCGCACGCTCGCTCCGCGGGTGACGCCGACGGACCGCACGGTCCAGGCGCAGCGCGGGGTGCCGGTGGACGTCGAGGTCGCGGTCAGCGCGGCCTGA
- a CDS encoding winged helix-turn-helix transcriptional regulator — MSTLLLLTPSTQSSIEVLPALALLPHQVKILPPEASALLDAPSCDAVLIDGRTDLAQARGLTRLLKTTGVDAPLVLIVTEGGLAVVAADWGMDDVILTAAGPAEVEARLRLAIGRVSAEVGNAPDAHVIKSGGLTVDDVTYTAKLDGRSLDLTFKEFELLKFLAQHPGRVFTRQQLLQEVWGYDYFGGTRTVDVHVRRLRAKLGPDNETLIGTVRNVGYRFVAQSRDGRRETSESGARSEAEATDESERAAALRR, encoded by the coding sequence ATGTCCACCTTGCTCCTGCTGACCCCGAGCACGCAGTCCTCGATCGAGGTCCTGCCTGCTCTGGCGCTGCTCCCGCACCAGGTCAAGATCCTCCCGCCCGAGGCGAGCGCCCTGCTCGACGCACCGTCGTGCGATGCGGTGCTGATCGACGGCCGCACCGACCTGGCCCAGGCGCGCGGCCTGACCCGCCTGCTCAAGACCACCGGGGTCGACGCGCCCCTCGTGCTGATCGTGACGGAGGGCGGCCTCGCCGTCGTCGCCGCCGACTGGGGCATGGACGACGTGATCCTCACCGCCGCCGGGCCGGCGGAGGTCGAGGCCCGGCTGCGGCTGGCGATCGGACGCGTCTCGGCCGAGGTGGGGAACGCCCCCGACGCCCACGTGATCAAGTCCGGCGGCCTCACCGTCGACGACGTCACGTACACCGCGAAGCTCGACGGCCGCTCGCTCGACCTCACGTTCAAGGAGTTCGAGCTGCTCAAGTTCCTCGCGCAGCACCCGGGCCGGGTCTTCACCCGCCAGCAGCTGCTGCAGGAGGTCTGGGGCTACGACTACTTCGGCGGTACGCGCACCGTCGACGTGCACGTCCGCCGGTTGCGCGCGAAGCTCGGGCCGGACAACGAGACCCTGATCGGCACCGTCCGCAACGTCGGGTACCGCTTCGTCGCGCAGAGCCGCGACGGGCGCCGCGAGACGAGCGAGTCCGGCGCGCGCTCCGAGGCCGAGGCCACCGACGAGAGCGAACGAGCCGCAGCCCTGCGCCGCTGA
- a CDS encoding sulfurtransferase, whose protein sequence is MSRESALVTAEWVEEHLSDPTVVLVEVDEDTTAYDKGHIAGAIKLDWKEDLQDPVRRDFVNKAQFEALLSERGISNDDTVVLYGGNNNWFAAYAYWYFTLYGHADVKLLDGGRKKWELDSRELVAEVPTREATQYTAQEQDTSIRAFRDEVVAAIGTQNLIDVRSPDEFAGRLLAPAHLPQEQAQRAGHIPTAGNVPWSKAANDDGTFRSNAELEELYAEAGLDRSKDTIAYCRIGERSSHTWFVLQELLEVGNVKNYDGSWTEYGSLIGVPVALGDEPGEA, encoded by the coding sequence ATGAGCCGCGAGTCCGCGCTCGTCACCGCTGAGTGGGTCGAGGAGCACCTCTCCGACCCGACCGTCGTCCTCGTCGAGGTCGACGAGGACACCACCGCCTACGACAAGGGCCACATCGCCGGCGCGATCAAGCTGGACTGGAAGGAAGACCTCCAGGACCCGGTCCGTCGCGACTTCGTCAACAAGGCCCAGTTCGAGGCGCTGCTGTCGGAGCGGGGCATCTCCAACGACGACACCGTCGTCCTGTACGGCGGCAACAACAACTGGTTCGCCGCCTACGCCTACTGGTACTTCACGCTCTACGGCCACGCCGACGTCAAGCTGCTCGACGGCGGGCGCAAGAAGTGGGAGCTCGACAGCCGCGAGCTCGTCGCCGAGGTCCCGACCCGCGAGGCGACGCAGTACACCGCCCAGGAGCAGGACACCTCGATCCGCGCGTTCCGCGACGAGGTCGTCGCCGCGATCGGCACCCAGAACCTGATCGACGTCCGCAGCCCCGACGAGTTCGCCGGTCGGCTGCTCGCCCCGGCGCACCTCCCGCAGGAGCAGGCGCAGCGCGCGGGCCACATCCCGACCGCCGGCAACGTCCCGTGGAGCAAGGCGGCCAACGACGACGGCACGTTCCGGAGCAACGCCGAGCTCGAGGAGCTGTACGCCGAGGCCGGGCTGGACCGCAGCAAGGACACCATCGCGTACTGCCGCATCGGCGAGCGCTCCTCGCACACCTGGTTCGTGCTGCAGGAGCTGCTCGAGGTCGGCAACGTGAAGAACTACGACGGCTCCTGGACCGAGTACGGCTCGCTGATCGGCGTCCCGGTCGCGCTCGGCGACGAGCCCGGGGAGGCCTGA
- a CDS encoding LCP family protein — MSEYEGAGKRRAEKSRGWFRRHWVATLVASVLSVVVLATSAYAIGMMNSLGDIDRIDSTGTIKEETRPDPAPGEALNILVLGADAESDNNNNSSSIAESMAEPEWPVGSHRSDTIMIAHISADRKHVSVVSIPRDSYVPIYDETGTEMGYNKINAAFSDYGPAGAISTVENLTDVRLDHMVIMDWDGFKDMTEAVGGVRVYIPSTFYDSSQDITWEEGWQNLEGTKALKYVRTRYGLTDGDFGRIERQQNFIRLVLKKMISPENTRNPITLQRTVNSVAENMTIDEDFTNSDLMGLAFALRGIQVDDVNFLTAPLAEPSISETAEGMSIVNLDEEKGEELYTLLKRDRIQKYLKQNPDAELGDTKEID, encoded by the coding sequence TCGCCTCGGTCCTGTCCGTCGTCGTGCTCGCCACCAGCGCGTACGCCATCGGAATGATGAACAGCCTCGGTGACATCGACCGGATCGACTCGACCGGGACGATCAAGGAGGAGACCCGCCCCGACCCCGCTCCGGGCGAGGCCCTCAACATCCTCGTCCTCGGCGCAGACGCCGAGTCCGACAACAACAACAACTCCTCGTCGATCGCGGAGAGCATGGCCGAACCGGAGTGGCCGGTCGGCTCCCACCGCAGCGACACGATCATGATCGCCCACATCTCCGCGGACCGGAAGCACGTCTCGGTCGTCTCGATCCCGCGCGACTCCTACGTGCCGATCTACGACGAGACCGGCACCGAGATGGGCTACAACAAGATCAACGCCGCCTTCTCCGACTACGGTCCGGCGGGCGCGATCTCGACGGTCGAGAACCTCACCGACGTCCGCCTCGACCACATGGTGATCATGGACTGGGACGGCTTCAAGGACATGACCGAAGCGGTCGGTGGTGTCCGGGTCTACATCCCGTCGACGTTCTACGACTCCTCCCAGGACATCACCTGGGAGGAGGGCTGGCAGAACCTCGAGGGCACCAAGGCCCTGAAGTACGTTCGGACGCGCTACGGGCTCACCGACGGTGACTTCGGCCGAATCGAGCGCCAGCAGAACTTCATCCGCCTGGTCCTCAAGAAGATGATCAGCCCGGAGAACACCCGCAACCCCATCACGCTCCAGCGCACCGTCAACTCGGTCGCCGAGAACATGACGATCGACGAGGACTTCACCAACTCCGACCTCATGGGGCTGGCTTTCGCGCTCCGAGGCATCCAGGTCGACGACGTCAACTTCCTCACCGCCCCGCTGGCGGAGCCCTCGATCAGCGAGACTGCCGAGGGCATGAGCATCGTCAACCTCGACGAGGAGAAGGGCGAGGAGCTATACACGCTCCTCAAACGAGACCGGATCCAGAAGTACCTGAAGCAGAACCCGGACGCCGAGCTCGGCGACACCAAGGAGATCGACTGA
- a CDS encoding TlpA family protein disulfide reductase, protein MPIGVVVLLLVLAFAGAFAVVRRRTDGRVRSTVEQQPVRSGAPAAQASAAEVLTADELGGELGAAATLVQFSSAFCAPCRGARVVLGQLAAERPGVVHRDVDAESHLDLVRRLDVRRTPTTFVLDARGTVVGRVAGVPRSDETGRLLDALGSTRPE, encoded by the coding sequence GTGCCGATCGGTGTCGTGGTCCTTCTGCTCGTCCTCGCGTTCGCGGGGGCGTTCGCCGTCGTGCGCCGCCGCACGGACGGACGGGTCCGGTCGACCGTCGAGCAGCAGCCCGTACGCTCGGGCGCGCCGGCTGCGCAGGCGTCGGCAGCCGAGGTGCTGACCGCGGACGAGCTCGGCGGTGAGCTGGGGGCGGCGGCGACGCTGGTGCAGTTCTCGTCGGCATTCTGTGCTCCGTGCCGGGGCGCACGGGTCGTCCTCGGTCAGCTGGCGGCGGAGCGGCCCGGCGTCGTTCATCGCGACGTGGATGCCGAGTCGCACCTCGATCTGGTGCGGCGCCTCGATGTCCGGCGGACGCCGACGACGTTCGTGCTCGACGCTCGCGGGACGGTCGTGGGACGGGTCGCCGGCGTCCCGCGCAGCGACGAGACCGGGCGCCTCCTGGATGCGCTCGGAAGCACCCGTCCCGAATGA
- a CDS encoding DUF4395 domain-containing protein, translating into MSNPSAPADLRSPEREPGQSAPSGQLLVDPRGQRLAAVITSVVLAAALVLLESRAGIALVAFQAAVFLLGATLGPSRTPYGWLYARLVRPRLGAARELEDARGPRFAQGVGATFAVIALGGLLVGASGVAAVAVGFALAAALLNASVGFCLGCELYLILRRIAPAQT; encoded by the coding sequence ATGTCGAACCCCTCGGCCCCGGCCGACCTGCGCTCGCCCGAGCGTGAGCCGGGCCAGTCCGCCCCGTCCGGGCAGCTGCTCGTCGACCCGCGCGGTCAGCGGCTCGCCGCCGTGATCACGTCGGTCGTCCTGGCGGCAGCGCTGGTGCTGCTCGAGTCGCGGGCCGGGATCGCGCTGGTCGCGTTCCAGGCCGCTGTCTTCCTGCTCGGCGCGACGCTCGGGCCGAGCAGGACGCCGTACGGCTGGCTGTACGCGCGGCTCGTCCGTCCGCGTCTCGGAGCGGCGAGGGAGCTCGAGGACGCGCGCGGACCGCGGTTCGCGCAGGGCGTCGGCGCCACGTTCGCCGTGATCGCGCTCGGCGGGCTCCTCGTGGGCGCGTCGGGGGTCGCAGCCGTCGCCGTCGGCTTCGCGCTCGCCGCCGCCCTGCTCAACGCGTCCGTCGGCTTCTGCCTCGGCTGCGAGCTGTACCTGATCCTGCGCCGGATCGCCCCGGCGCAGACCTGA